A DNA window from Oryzias latipes chromosome 5, ASM223467v1 contains the following coding sequences:
- the dhrs3 gene encoding short-chain dehydrogenase/reductase 3 — MTVTAEAEGFTLKCPRMELRSAWRVLLFPIQMLYHILKASLCSLLPSRKKDLSKEVVLITGGGRGIGRHLAKEFAKQGAKKVILWGRTEKTLKETAEEIALSGTESHYFQCDVANKEEVYKQAKLVREKVGDVTILVNNAAVVHGKGLMSSDDNALLKTQHVNTLGQFWTTKAFLPRMLELQHGHVVCINSILSQSPIPGVIDYCTSKASSLAFMESLTLGLLDCPGVSCTTVLPFHTNTEMFQGMRIRFPQLFPPLKPEVVAQKTVDAVRTNKAFIYLPWTMHALVILKSFMPQVALEEIQKFTGSYTCMNTFKGNT, encoded by the exons ATGACAGTGACAGCAGAGGCAGAGGGCTTTACGCTGAAGTGTCCCAGGATGGAGCTGAGGAGCGCGTGGCGCGTGCTTCTCTTCCCGATTCAAATGCTGTATCACATCCTGAAGGCGAGTCTCTGCTCGCTCTTACCAAGCAGAAAGAAGGACTTGAGCAAAGAGGTGGTGCTGATCACGGGCGGAGGTCGAGGCATCGGTCGACACCTGGCCAAGGAGTTTGCCAAGCAGGGAGCCAAAAAG GTGATCTTATGGGGCAGAACAGAGAAGACTCTGAAAGAGACAGCAGAGGAGATCGCCCTCTCGGGTACTGAGAGCCATTACTTCCAGTGTGACGTGGCCAACAAAGAAGAAGTTTACAAGCAAGCCAAGTTGGTGAGAGAAAAG GTGGGAGATGTCACAATATTAGTGAACAACGCGGCCGTCGTCCACGGCAAAGGTCTGATGAGCAGCGACGACAACGCCCTTCTGAAAACCCAGCATGTCAACACTCTGGGGCAGTTCTGG ACGACAAAAGCCTTCCTCCCTCGGATGCTGGAGCTGCAGCACGGTCACGTCGTCTGCATTAACTCCATCCTGTCTCAGTCTCCCATCCCGGGGGTCATAGATTACTGCACCTCCAAGGCGTCCTCGCTGGCGTTCATGGAGAGCCTGACGCTGGGCCTCCTGGACTGTCCGGGCGTCAGCTGCACCACGGTGCTTCCCTTCCACACCAACACAGAGATGTTCCAGGGCATGAGGATCAG GTTTCCTCAGCTTTTTCCACCTCTAAAGCCTGAAGTAGTTGCTCAAAAGACTGTTGATGCTGTCAGAACCAACAAGGCCTTCATTTACCTGCCCTGGACAATGCATGCCCTTGTCATCCTCAAAAG CTTCATGCCACAAGTTGCTCTTGAAGAAATCCAGAAGTTTACTGGGAGTTATACCTGCATGAACACATTCAAAGGGAACACATGA
- the LOC101159984 gene encoding kelch domain-containing protein 7A → MFSHIFFPAMPIAELLGVQFDMQLLLKLSVSVLAAVLLSWAYRFYNSRNVGETLQSGKEEETPPHATCQNCKMKIQHQSLEDSAKQAASVHTISASVDLTSDENKETAAEAPPRQDENKKHKEGFSYSNTDQDECKDPNPSLAAINNAAFCFSSTLQEPAENCTGSLSGRRSPCISKLQGGMSVGRALRQDLERQEVYSSFLSKAEIKVEDTNIVLDGSGDQIVHGKIYEYFVETSSHSVTDSSYNRNYEAKMVEFGNPCSRLMESPPLASSIIVADLVPQQSSVTDAALQKSPKLRHPERPALLRKESYQFAAEESELLFPLENPPTPVTHSLLDLAGNENNFPPTVKDRRKRKAVEDLETVAGAPFMNFSAEISDGTDLENIKSKLDLGNCLQAFYLAKKNGNVSLQQAALRVMSDNYLQVLRDPNLYGRLMAGEREQIQKQRTKARRFVVVADMNPQDWLGHTEGLRAAVEQRKMLSQMYYYDDYKDSWHPLCPIPPEVISKACAMCTMDNYLFVAVGCQGTDRGMLPSKRVFCYNPLTSIWKEISPMNEARPRCKLAALEGCIYAIGGECLSTVERYDPRLDRWTFVAPLPNDTFAVAHHVTVCDGELFVCGGTLRCLLLRYNPKADTWRAGVMVGSKDRATDMVGVRRCLYRFDLNPLLGISVYRYHTMARLWYECSSKRLSHCPAFQCVAMDGTIYCISQQFTMRFDADDVSPAFAEEHFGVLSAAKGMLFPFVLSLPDKKPRQTSV, encoded by the coding sequence atgttttcccacattttttttccagccatgCCCATCGCAGAGCTTTTGGGAGTGCAGTTCGACATGCAGCTACTGTTGAAACTGAGTGTCTCTGTGCTGGCAGCAGTGCTGCTTTCTTGGGCCTACAGGTTCTACAACTCCAGGAATGTTGGAGAAACTCTGCAGAGTGGCAAAGAAGAGGAAACGCCACCGCATGCCACCTGCCAGAACTGCAAGATGAAAATACAGCACCAAAGCTTAGAAGATTCTGCCAAGCAGGCTGCATCTGTCCACACAATCTCTGCCTCTGTTGACCTGACATCCGACGAAAACAAGGAAACGGCAGCAGAGGCTCCTCCACGCCAGgacgaaaacaaaaaacacaaggagGGATTTAGCTATTCAAATACTGACCAAGACGAGTGCAAGGATCCAAATCCCTCCCTGGCTGCCATCAATAATGCTGCGTTTTGCTTCTCTTCAACCCTTCAAGAGCCGGCAGAGAACTGCACTGGCAGCCTCTCTGGACGCCGCTCGCCGTGCATTTCAAAGTTGCAAGGTGGAATGAGTGTAGGGAGAGCGTTAAGGCAGGACCTGGAGCGCCAGGAGGTCTATTCCAGCTTCCTTTCCAAGGCAGAGATCAAAGTAGAGGATACAAACATTGTGCTGGATGGATCAGGAGACCAAATCGTGCACGGAAAGATATATGAATACTTTGTGGAGACGTCCTCTCACTCGGTAACAGATTCCAGTTACAACAGAAACTATGAGGCAAAGATGGTGGAATTTGGAAACCCATGCAGCAGACTCATGGAGTCCCCCCCCTTAGCGAGTTCCATCATCGTGGCTGATCTGGTGCCTCAGCAAAGCAGTGTCACGGATGCCGCTTTGCAAAAAAGCCCCAAGCTGAGACATCCAGAGAGGCCCGCCCTCCTACGTAAGGAGAGCTATCAGTTTGCAGCAGAGGAGTCCGAGCTTCTCTTTCCCCTTGAGAATCCACCGACTCCAGTGACTCACTCCCTGCTGGATTTAGCAGGCAATGAGAATAACTTCCCTCCAACCGTCAAAGATAGAAGAAAACGTAAAGCAGTGGAAGATCTGGAAACTGTAGCGGGGGCTCCATTCATGaatttttctgcagaaatctCAGATGGTACAGAtctggaaaacataaaaagcaaacttgattTGGGTAACTGTTTACAGGCATTTTATTTAGCCAAGAAAAACGGCAACGTCTCTTTACAGCAAGCAGCTCTGAGGGTTATGTCAGACAACTACCTTCAGGTGCTCAGGGACCCCAACCTTTATGGACGCCTTATGGCAGGCGAGCGTGAACAAATTCAGAAACAGAGAACGAAGGCGAGACGCTTCGTTGTTGTTGCAGACATGAACCCTCAAGACTGGCTGGGTCACACTGAGGGACTCAGAGCAGCTGTAGAACAGAGGAAAATGTTGAGTCAAATGTACTATTATGATGACTACAAAGACTCCTGGCATCCATTGTGCCCGATCCCCCCTGAGGTTATCTCTAAAGCCTGTGCCATGTGCACCATGGATAACTACTTATTTGTGGCAGTGGGTTGCCAAGGCACAGACAGAGGAATGCTACCCTCAAAGCGAGTGTTCTGCTACAACCCTTTGACATCCATTTGGAAAGAGATCAGTCCTATGAATGAAGCCAGGCCTCGCTGCAAACTGGCAGCACTGGAGGGATGCATTTATGCCATCGGAGGGGAGTGTCTCTCAACAGTGGAGCGCTACGACCCGCGACTAGACAGATGGACATTTGTGGCGCCGCTGCCTAACGATACGTTTGCCGTGGCACATCATGTGACAGTGTGCGACGGAGAGCTCTTTGTTTGTGGAGGTACTCTGAGGTGTCTACTCCTGCGCTACAATCCCAAAGCCGACACCTGGAGGGCAGGGGTCATGGTAGGAAGCAAAGACAGGGCAACAGACATGGTGGGCGTGAGGAGATGTCTGTATCGGTTTGATCTGAACCCACTGCTGGGTATCAGTGTGTACCGCTACCACACGATGGCGCGACTGTGGTACGAGTGCAGCTCCAAGCGGCTTTCTCACTGCCCGGCCTTCCAGTGTGTGGCCATGGATGGAACAATCTACTGTATCAGCCAGCAGTTCACCATGAGATTTGATGCTGACGACGTCTCGCCAGCTTTCGCAGAAGAGCATTTCGGTGTCCTCTCTGCAGCCAAGGGCATGCTTTTCCCCTTCGTCCTGTCACTACCTGATAAGAAACCTCGCCAGACAAGTGTGTAA